The following DNA comes from Micromonospora chokoriensis.
GGTACGCAGGGAGCGGCCGGCCAGCCACCGCCGGGCGGCCCGCAACGGTCGGCGGTCACTCGGCGGGTTTGAGGACATAGCCCGCGCCGCGCAGTGTGTGGATCATCGGCGGCCGGCCGGCGTCGATCTTCTTGCGCAGGTACGAGATGTACAGCTCCACCACGTTGGCCTGGCCGCCGAAGTCGTAGTTCCACACCCGGTCGAGGATCTGCGCCTTGCTGAGCACCCGACGCGGATTGCGCATCAGGTAGCGCAGCAGCTCGAACTCGGTGGCGGTGAGCGTGACGAGCTGGCCGCCCCGGCGCACCTCGTGGCTGTCCTCGTCGAGGCTGAGGTCGCCGACGGTCAGCACGGCGTCCTCCCGGGCGGCGACCGCGAACCCGGAGCGGCGCAGCAGGGCGCGCAGCCGGGCGATCACCTCCTCCAGGCTGAACGGTTTGGTGACGTAGTCGTCGCCGCCGACTGTCAACCCGGCGATGCGTTCCTCGACCGCGTCGCGGGCGGTCAGGAAGAGCACCGGCACCGTCGGGGCGTCCTCGCGCAGCCGACGCAGCACCTGGAAGCCGTCCAGGTCGGGCAACATCACGTCGAGCACCACCGCGTCCGGCTGGAACTGCCGGGCGGCGCTCAACGCCGCCATCCCGTTGCCGGCGCTGCGGACCTGCCAGCCCTCGTAGCGCAGGGCCATCGACAGCAGGTCGGTGAGCGTGGGTTCGTCGTCGACCACCAGCACCCGGACGGGTTCCCCGTCGGGGCGACGCAGCTCGATCCGGCTCGGTGCGGCCTGCCCGTTCATGACCATGCCGCCCATCGTGGCCGCCACGCCTGTGCCACGCCCCTGCGGAGCCTGTGTGCCGGCTGTGCGGCCGGGTCGACGGGACTCCGGCGTCGCCACCGGTCAGCCCCGCCCCGTGGTCACTCGGACACCCCGTACGCGTCGGTGCGCACGAAGCGCATGCTCCAACCGCCGGTGCCGTCCGGGCGGTCGCGTTCGTAGAGGTGGTCGGGGCCGGGCTGCACCGGGCCGGTGCCGTCCGGATGCCGCATGATCCAACGCTGCGGTGGGGCGCCGTCCGACCCGGCCGGCAGCAGCCGGACCAGCCCGTCCGCGGGCCCGCCGACGAAGCGTACGGTGACCTCGCTCATCGCGGCGCCTCTCGGGTGACCGTGCCGGCACAGTGAGTGACGCCGACTCTGGCTCGCAAGTTACCGCACCGGCCGCCGCGCCGCAGCGACGTGCGCGGGCCGGCCGGTCCCCGGTTCGCCCAGCGCGGCCTGTGCCGGTTCGCCCAGCGCGGGCTGTGCCGGTTCGGCGCGGGCTGTGCCGGTTCGCTCAGCGCGGGCTGTGCCGGTTCGGCGCGGGCTGTGCCGGTTCGCTCAGCGCGGCCTGTGCCGGTTTGCCCAGCGCGGGCTGTGCCGGTTTGCCCAGCTCGGCGCTCGGGTACCGCGACCTGAGCACCCGTCGTCGGCGGGGCGTGGAGGAGGAGTGGTCGATGCGCACGCTGGACGGGCGGTACCAGCTCGAGCAGCGCATCGGCGTGGGCGGCATGTCCGAGGTCTGGCGGGCACACGACCAGGTGCTGGACCGGCCGGTCGCGGTGAAGCTCATCCTGCCCGGTCCGCACCAGCAGGACAGCCCGGTGGAACGCATTCGCGCCGAGGCCCGGTCCGCCGCCCGCCTCGTGCACCCGAACGTGGCGAGTGTGCACGACTTCGGCACCTCCTCCACACTGCCCGGCCGCCCGGTGCCGTACATCGTGATGGAACTGGCCGAGGGTGAGACGCTCGCGGCGCACCTGCGGGCCGGGCCGCTGGACTGGCGGATCTCCGTGCGGGTCTGCGCGGAGGTCGCCGCGGCGCTGGCCGCCGCACACGCGGAGGGCATCGTCCATCGCGACGTCAAACCGGCGAACGTCATGCTCACCCCGGCCGGGGCGAAGGTCCTCGACTTCGGCATCGCCGTCCCCGCCGGCACCCCGGACCCGCTGCCCGACGGGATCGTGGTCGGCACCCCGGCGTACCTCGCCCCCGAGCAGCTGGACGGGGAGCCGGCCACGCCGGCCGCCGACATGTACGCCCTCGGCGTGCTGCTCTACTACAGCCTCACCGCCCGCCTGCCGTACCACGCGGTCACCGCCGGCGAACTGCTCGGCGAGCGCCGCCGACAGCCACCGGAGCGGCTACCCGCGATCGACGGGTTGCCGCCCGAGGTGGCCGACCTGTGCCACTCCTGCCTCGCCGACGAGCCCGAGCGGCGTCCGACCAGCCTGATGGCGGCACTGCTGCTGGCCGAGGCCGTGGACGCCCGGGTGTACGTGCCGATGACGATCCCCACCGCCCGGCGGCCCGCCCCGGCCTCGGCGTGGACCGAACGGGCCGCGACGGAGGTCACCGAGGCGGTGGCGGTGTTCGACGAGCAGCGCTGAGACCGCCGGTTCCGCGTTTCGCCGGGCTGGGGCCGGGTAGCCCGCCGGTGAGCGACGGGAGATACGCGATGCCGGATCAGAGTTCCTGGCTGCGTGAGGCCACAGCGACCGCCGAGGGCGGTCACGTACGTACCGACGACGGCGGGCTCTCCACCGCGCTGGCCTCGCCGCTGGCCGCGCACTGCACGGGTCTGCGACCAGAGCAGCTGCTGGCCGCCGCCTTCGCCTCCTGCCTGCACCACGCGGCGGTGGAGGCGGCCGGTGAGATCACCAACGAGGCGCACACCGTCCAGGTGCGGGCGGAGGCGAAGCTGGGGCGCGACGACGACGGCCGGTACCGGGCCGACGTCCACGCGCAGATCAGCTCGGCGGGCCTGAGTCGGGAGCAACTGGCCGACCTGGTCGAGTACGCCGACCGGCTGTGGCCGTTCTCCAGCAGCGACGCCAGCCGCCACCGGCTGACCGTCACACCCGCCGAGAACGGCCGACACTGACCCGGCGGGCCACCTCGCGCGCACCGCACTGATCGCCGCGGGCCCCCGCAGTCGCCGCCGCGCGGCCCGCACTCGCCACACGCACCGCCGCGCGCAGCGCCACACGCACCGCCGCGCGCACGTCATGATCCACTCGACATTGGCGAAGTCGGGGTATCCGGGCGGCTCGGACACCCCCACTTCAGGGAACCCGAGTGGATCAAGCCGGTTCGGGCCGCCGAGGACCAGGGGCGATCAGCGTCGCACCAGAGGCCCAGCCCGGCGGCTTTCGCAGGGCCGGCCCGGGGAGCGCGGGGCACCACCAGGAGCCAAGGCCCGGCAGGCGCGGGGCACCACCAAGAGCCAAGACCCGGCAAGCGCGGGGCACCACCAAGAGACCAGGCCCAGCAGGCGCGGGGGCACCACCAGGAGACCAGGCCCAGCAGGCGCGGGGGCACCACCAGGAGACCAGGCCCAGCAGGCGCGGGGGCACCACCAGGAGACCAGGCCCAGCAGGCGCGGGGGCACCACCAGGAGACCAGGCCCGGCAGGCCGACCGATCGGCTGTTCGGGGGAACCGCGCCTGACCGTTCGACGGACCGTCACGCAGGGCGAGGCCGGCGGGCCGGGCCACACGCTGAGCGACCGCAATCACACCCCGAATCGGAAATAACCGTCTCGCCTGTTGTGCGGTTTTGCTTCACTCCACTGCCGTTTTGCACCACCGAATCCCCCTGATCGGGGCAAAGTGTGGCGCATGCCACCGTACCGGCGGACGATATCGAGCAATTGGGTCTTTAGCCTCGGCAGGTGCATCCCGACGACCCCTCCGACCAGAAGCTGACCGACGCGCGACCGACTACCCATTCGGACGACGCCGCATCAACCGAACGGACGATCGGCCGTCACCGCGCCTCCGAGCCGCCCCGTCGCAGCCTGCTGGGCTCGACCCCGGTCCGGGTGGCGCTGGCCACCGGTGTCACCTGCTGCCTCAGCCTCGTCGCGGTAGCCAGCGCGCGGGGCAGCAGCGACGACACGTCCCGCGCCGTGGAGCCACTCGCCGAGGCGGTGGCCGACCGTGCGGCGATCGCCGACGAGCGCGCCTCGCGATCGCTGGACCGTGACATCGCCCCCGCCCGGATCCTGCCCAGCCCGACGGCGAAGCCCACGCCCAGCCCTACCGTCGCGCGCAAGGCGCCCAAGAAGCCGGTCAAGCCGCGCCGACCCCGACCGGTCGCCGGCCTCGACCAGGCGCAGATGGACAACGCGAAGATCATCGTTGACGTCGGCCTGGACATGAAGATGCCCCGCCGCGCCCTGGTGGTGGCGCTGTCCACCGCCATGCAGGAGAGCAACCTCTACAACCTGGCCAGCGACGTCCTGCCGGAGTCGGCGAACTACCCGAACCAGGGCAGCGGGTCCGACCATGACTCGGTCGGGCTGTTCCAGCAGCGCCCGAGCAGCGGCTGGGGCACCGTGGCCGAGTTGATGCGCCCCTCGTACGCCGCGCGGGCCTTCTACACGGCCCTCAACGAGGTCCCGGGCTGGCAGGACATGAGCGTCACCTACGCCGCCCAGTCGGTGCAGATCTCCGCCTACCCCGATGCGTACGCCCAGCACGAGGAGCGGGCGACGATCGTCGCGGCGGCGCTCACCGCCTGAGCCGGTCACCCACGTCGCGGCCCCGCCGGGTCAGCGGCGATCGGAGGGTGGTTCCGCGCTCGTGTCCAGCCCGCCGACTCCCACCCGACTCCCGGGTACGCCCGCAGCCGCGGTCGGCGTGTCGGCGGGCACCTGGTCGACGGTGAGCTGGCCCAGGATCTCGTCGACCCGGGCCTCACGCCGCCGGCGGAGGTACAGCGCCGCCTCGACGTCGCGGCGGGCCTGCACCGCCTCCGCGTACGCCTGCTCGCGTACCTGCCGGGCCTCCTCGCGGGCCTCGTCCAGCTCGACGCGGGCGCGGGCCAGGAGGTCCGCTGCCTCGCGCCGCGTCGCGTCACCGGCGTGCCGCCGGCCGGCGGTGTCGCCGAGGTCGAGCCGTCGGAGCAGCCCGCTGAGCCAGGCGGCCTCCTCGCGGATCTCGTCCCACTCACGGCTCGCGCCGGCCGCGCCCTGGGCCCGCGCCGCGAGCCGGGCCAACCGGATGCCCAGCTCGTCCAGGCAGGAATCCACCTGCCGCTGGTCGTAACCGGTCTCAACGACGGAGAACCTCATACTGTCGCCCCCCAGGCAGCTGCTGTTACTTCCCCATCTGGATCCTCGGCCCAGACCACGACGACCGAGGGGGTTCGGGAAAAATGTTCAGCATGCGTGCGCGGGAGTCGCGCGTCAGACGCGCTTGGGCAGCACCACCACCCGGCCGAAGAACTCGTCGATGCGGCGCACCACGTCGTTGAAGTCGTCCAGGTCGATCGGCTTGGTGACGTACGCGTTGGCCTGCAACGTGTAACTGCCCACGATGTCGGTGTCGGCGTTGGAGGTGGTCAGCACGACGATCGGGATGGTCCGCAGGTCCTCGTCCTGCTTGACCGCGCCGAGCACCTGCCGACCGTCCATCCGCGGCATGTTGAGGTCGAGCAGGATCACGTCCGGCCGGCGGGCATCCTGGTGCCGGCCCTCGGCGCGGAGGAACTCCATCGCCTCCTCGCCGTCGCTGACCACGTCGATGACCTTGTCGACGTCGGAATCCGCCAACGCCTCCTCGATCATCAGCACGTCACCCGGGTCGTCGTCGACCACGAGGATGCGTACCGGCTGCGGGCTGTCTGCACCCATCACTACCTGCTTCGGTCGGCGGGGACGGGACCTGACGGTCACCGCGTCGGCGGGGAAATCTAGCCCATCAGAGAACGGTCTGCGACGCCGGGTCGAGCGATCCGGGGTCGTGGCGCAACACGTCGGCGAGCCCGGTCACCCGCAACACCCGTTCGACCCGCCCGTTGGCGCCGGTGAGCCGGAGCCACCCTCCGTCGGCGGCGGCCTGGTTGTCTCCCCGGACAAAGACCGCCATGCCGGTGGAGTCGCAGAACGTGAGGTCGGTGAGGTCGAGCAGCAGCCGGGTCTCGCCGGCGGCGGCGAGATCCTCGATCGCGGTGGTCAACTGAGGGGCCGTGCTCAGGTCCAGCTCGCCGGTGAGCCGCAGCCGGGCGGCACCCCCGCCGTCGCGCTCGACGCGGCTGACACTGAACGTCACCGTGCTCCCCCTCGCTCCACCCCGTGGTGGGACGTTTGCAGTGCGACAAGTATACGCAGAGCTGACGCGTCGGCCGGAGGGCGCGGTGATCGACCCGGAGCGGCCGGTCGAGGGCCTCGTCAACGGTTGGCGACGGGCAGCGCGGCGCGGCCGAGGGCCAGCGCACGCGCCGCTCGGGGGAAGTCACGCAACGCGACACCGAAGTGGTCGAAGGGCAGGACCACCGCCTCGGCGGGCACCCCACGACTGACCAGGATCTCCACCAGCCACTCGGCGAACTGGGTGAACAACGACGGGTCGTCGACGTAGACCGCCGCGGCCAGGAAGTCCACGATGTGACCCAGGTCGCTCACTGTCGAGTCGAGCTGGGTGGCGCTGTAGGAGCGCACCGCCGGCACCCGCTCCAGCAGGTCGGCCAACGCGCCGTCGATCAGCTCACCTCGACGCCGCACCAGGCTGGCGTACTCGTCGTCGGCCAGGTGCGCCAACCGCGCCGGCGGCACCGCGCGCAGCGCACCCTCGTCGGAGATGAGGTCGGCCGCCGCGGGGGCGTCCGGCGCCCAGGCCACGCCGAGGCGACGCGCCCACCGGCCGTCCGTGCCGAACCCACGCCCACCGACCACCACGGGTACGTCTGAACGGCGGCACGCCTCGATCATCCGGTGGGCGTACGGCAGCCGCATCGGCAGCGCGCACGCCAACGCGACAGCGTGCGCGTCGTAGCGGTGCAGGTACGACACGAGGTGGGCCGCCGGCACGCTGGCGCCCAGGAAGGTCACCTGCCAGCCGCGCAACCGCAGCACCTCGGCCACCAGCCGGGGCGGCAGCGCGTGCCACTCGCCGTCCATGCAGGCCACCACCACCCGTCCGCCGGTCGGGCGGGGGTCGACGTGCGCGACCACCGCCGCGACCACCTGCTCGCTGATGTGGGTGGCGGCGTGCTCCTGGGCGACGCTCCACTCGTTGCGCGCCCACCGCTCACCCACCTCGGCCTGGGCGGGAGCGACCAGGTCCAACAGCACCCGCTCGGCCGGTACGCCGGCGTCGAGCAGGCCGATCGCCAGGTCGATCGCGCCGTGCTCGTCGGCGTCGGCGAGGCAGTCCAGGTAGCCGGCGAAGGCCCCGGCCGGGCCGGCGGCCGTCGTGGCGGCGGTCACGCGTCGGTCTCCCCCCGCTGGGCGATGCCGGTCAGCTCGGGCACCGAGTGCAGGTGCCGCGACCCGCGCCCGCCCGGGACGGTCGCCCGCAACGCCAGCACCGCGATGTCGTCGTGGTCGCCGTGCCCCAACCAGTCGCAGGTGACCTGCTCCACCCGCTCGGCGAGGGCCGGCGCGGGCATCCGTTGACAGCCGGTCACGGCGGCGACGAGCCGTTCCGTGCCGAACTGCTCGTCGCCGCGTCGGCCGCCACGGGCCTCGGTCACCCCGTCGCTGTAGAGCAGGCAGGTCTCCCCCGGCGCCAGTCGTACGGTCACCTCACCGACGCGGGGATCGGGCACCACCCCGATCAGCATGCCGCGCAGCGGCACCGCCTCCACCTCGCCGGAGGTCCGCAGCACCAGCGGCGGCAGGTGCCCGCCGCCGGCCATGGTGAGGGTCAGGCCTCCGTCGCGTCGCGGGCGGGCCACGCCGAGCACGATCGTGGCGAAGCGACCCTGGCCGTGCGCCTGGGTGGTCTCCAACAGCGCGTCGTTGAGCAACCGCAGCAACCGCCCGGGGTGCGACTCCAGCCGGTGCAACGCCTGCAGGCACTGCCGCAACTGGCCGGTGAAGACGGCCGCCTCGACACCCTTGCCGGACACGTCTCCGAGGAAGAACACCGAGCCGCCGTCGGCGAGCCGGTGGGAGCCGTAGAAGTCGCCGCCGATGCGCAGCCCCGCCTGCGCGGGCCGGTACGCGGTGCCCCACTGCACGCCCGCGGCCTCGGCCGGCTCGACCGGCAGCAGACTGGCCTGGAGGGTGTCCGCGACCTCCGCCTGGTCACGGTAGAGCAGCGCGGTGGTCAACGCCGCGCCGGCGCGGGCCGCGAACGCGCGGATCAGGTCCACGTCGGCCTCGTCGTACCAACGGGTCGCACGGCGGGCCACCAGCAGCACACCGACCGGCGCGTGCCGGCCGGGCAACGGGATCACCCGGGCGGCGCTCTCGGTGCCGGCGAGGGCGGGCAGCCAGCCGGCGTCGACCGCCTGCTCGACCAGCCAGTCCACCGCGTGCGGCTCGACCCCGGTCAGCCCGTCGGCGATGGCTGCCGGCAGGTCGCCGCCGGCCAGCGTCCCGCTGTCCACCGTCGGGGCCTCGTCGTCGGTGCGCGAGGCCCGCCACCAGCGGGCCCGACCGCCCCGTGGGGCGAGCACCAGCACGGCCACCTCGGCCAGGGTCGGTACGGCGAGACGGACGACCGCCGCCGCGGCCCGGTCGGGGTGCAGCGGATTGCCCAGCTTGTCGCCGACGACGGCCAGGAACGTCGAACGCGCCCGTTCGGCGAGCAACGCGTCGGCGCCGCTGACGCGGTCGGTGACGTCCTCGACGTACCAGCAGCAGCGGGCCCCGGAGAGGGGCACCCGGCGGGCGCTGAGCCGGCGCCCGCGATGGGTGAAGTCGCCCTCGGCCATCTCGGGCACACCGGCCGCGTCGAGCGTCTCGCCGGGCGTCACCTCGGGCACCAGGCGTTCCGCCACCGGGCTGACGTGCCGCACGACGCCGTCGGCGTCGCAGACGATCAGGCCCTCCCGGAAATGCTCGACGACCTCGAACCAGTCGGGGGCGGCGAGGTCGCGGTCGGGGGCGAGCGGCGGAAGCGCGGCGGCGGACCGGGGCAGCAGGCCGGCCGACCACGCCGGGGACCGTGTCGTACTCGGCGTGGGAAGCCGTCCGTCGCCCGGGTCTACGTCCCTGACGTCGGAAGCAGTCACCAGCTGAGCCTCACTCCTTGTCGTCCGCCCGTGCCCGCGCCGGAGACCGGCGCGTGGTCGAAACCCTTCAGGCCACCCTACGCCGGTCGGCCGATAGTGGCACCTCGGCGTATTCGGGGCGAACGGTCGTGCCCGCTTTGCGTTTCTGCACGCGGCTGGGAAAATGGCGGCATGTCCGACCAGCTGTTGACCATCGAGGCAACCCGGCTCGACGCCGGGCACGTCCGACTCCGGCTGACCGGCGACCTCGACTACGACACCGCCCCGGAGCTGGCCGCCGTGGCGGCCGACCTGCACGGCGACGAGGTGCTGGTCGACCTGGGCGGGGTCAGCATCTGCGACTCCTCCGGGCTCAGCGCGCTGCTGGTGGTGCAGCGCAGCGCCCGGGTGATGCACCTGACCGGGGTCGGCCCGCAGTTGCAACGGATGCTCGACCGCACCGGCCTCGCCGAGTTGCTGGCTGTCGCCGACGACGACCTCCGCGCCACCGGCTGATCGCCGACCACCCTGGAAGGGCGGGGTGGCCCCCGACCCTGGGACCTGGGGTCGGGGGCCGGAGGAATGTCTAGGGCGCCGTCATCGGCTGGAGCCGGGGGCCGTTCTGACGCAGTTCGCCGGTCGGAGGCGGTTCGACGTCCTCGGGCTCTCCCGAGTCGGGCGTCTGGTACAGATAGCGGACGAACTGCCCACCCGCCTCGTTGTCGTCCGCGCCGGGCCACTGACCGATGCAGTCCATGCCCACCACCTCACGGCCGGTCCCGTCGGCCTCCTCCAGCAGCGCCCACAGGCTCACCGGGTAACACCTGGTGGCCTCGGGCGTGACCTGCCAGCGCGCGTACCAGCCGGGTCGGGCGGGGACGATCTCGACGATCTGCTTCATGACGACCTTCCTTCCGCGTACCTCGGAAGAACGTTGGTCCTGAGGTGATCGTGCGGGCCGTGCGGGTGAGCACCCCTCACCCCCGCCGGATGAAGCGTCGACGAGGGCCCGCCCGACCCGGCCGGCAGTCCCCGTTTCCTTCTCATCGACGGCGGGAAGGCGACCGGCGCAGGCCACGATCCCCAGCGGAAGGGGTGCACGATGCGCAAGCAGATGGAAGGCGACAACCAGAGGCGTCGGGCGTTGGCCCGGCAGGCCCGCGAACAGAGCCGCCGGCCCAGCGAGATCGGCGCCAGCCTGAGCGCCTCCAAGCAGCTCACGAGCCTCGATGCGGGTAAGCGAGCCGGCCCACCGCCGGCCGGACCCCACAAACCGGACAGCACGCGTGGCGGCCCGGCCCCGCCGCAACTCGGCAGCGCCGACAATCCACGGCCGCGGCCGTCCCCGCCGAGCGGCGCGGCCGGCGTGAGCACGATGGGCT
Coding sequences within:
- a CDS encoding response regulator transcription factor; this translates as MNGQAAPSRIELRRPDGEPVRVLVVDDEPTLTDLLSMALRYEGWQVRSAGNGMAALSAARQFQPDAVVLDVMLPDLDGFQVLRRLREDAPTVPVLFLTARDAVEERIAGLTVGGDDYVTKPFSLEEVIARLRALLRRSGFAVAAREDAVLTVGDLSLDEDSHEVRRGGQLVTLTATEFELLRYLMRNPRRVLSKAQILDRVWNYDFGGQANVVELYISYLRKKIDAGRPPMIHTLRGAGYVLKPAE
- a CDS encoding serine/threonine-protein kinase produces the protein MRTLDGRYQLEQRIGVGGMSEVWRAHDQVLDRPVAVKLILPGPHQQDSPVERIRAEARSAARLVHPNVASVHDFGTSSTLPGRPVPYIVMELAEGETLAAHLRAGPLDWRISVRVCAEVAAALAAAHAEGIVHRDVKPANVMLTPAGAKVLDFGIAVPAGTPDPLPDGIVVGTPAYLAPEQLDGEPATPAADMYALGVLLYYSLTARLPYHAVTAGELLGERRRQPPERLPAIDGLPPEVADLCHSCLADEPERRPTSLMAALLLAEAVDARVYVPMTIPTARRPAPASAWTERAATEVTEAVAVFDEQR
- a CDS encoding OsmC family protein, which encodes MPDQSSWLREATATAEGGHVRTDDGGLSTALASPLAAHCTGLRPEQLLAAAFASCLHHAAVEAAGEITNEAHTVQVRAEAKLGRDDDGRYRADVHAQISSAGLSREQLADLVEYADRLWPFSSSDASRHRLTVTPAENGRH
- a CDS encoding ATPase, which codes for MRFSVVETGYDQRQVDSCLDELGIRLARLAARAQGAAGASREWDEIREEAAWLSGLLRRLDLGDTAGRRHAGDATRREAADLLARARVELDEAREEARQVREQAYAEAVQARRDVEAALYLRRRREARVDEILGQLTVDQVPADTPTAAAGVPGSRVGVGGLDTSAEPPSDRR
- a CDS encoding response regulator, which translates into the protein MGADSPQPVRILVVDDDPGDVLMIEEALADSDVDKVIDVVSDGEEAMEFLRAEGRHQDARRPDVILLDLNMPRMDGRQVLGAVKQDEDLRTIPIVVLTTSNADTDIVGSYTLQANAYVTKPIDLDDFNDVVRRIDEFFGRVVVLPKRV
- a CDS encoding STAS domain-containing protein — translated: MTFSVSRVERDGGGAARLRLTGELDLSTAPQLTTAIEDLAAAGETRLLLDLTDLTFCDSTGMAVFVRGDNQAAADGGWLRLTGANGRVERVLRVTGLADVLRHDPGSLDPASQTVL
- a CDS encoding cobalamin B12-binding domain-containing protein; the protein is MTAATTAAGPAGAFAGYLDCLADADEHGAIDLAIGLLDAGVPAERVLLDLVAPAQAEVGERWARNEWSVAQEHAATHISEQVVAAVVAHVDPRPTGGRVVVACMDGEWHALPPRLVAEVLRLRGWQVTFLGASVPAAHLVSYLHRYDAHAVALACALPMRLPYAHRMIEACRRSDVPVVVGGRGFGTDGRWARRLGVAWAPDAPAAADLISDEGALRAVPPARLAHLADDEYASLVRRRGELIDGALADLLERVPAVRSYSATQLDSTVSDLGHIVDFLAAAVYVDDPSLFTQFAEWLVEILVSRGVPAEAVVLPFDHFGVALRDFPRAARALALGRAALPVANR
- a CDS encoding PP2C family protein-serine/threonine phosphatase, with the translated sequence MTASDVRDVDPGDGRLPTPSTTRSPAWSAGLLPRSAAALPPLAPDRDLAAPDWFEVVEHFREGLIVCDADGVVRHVSPVAERLVPEVTPGETLDAAGVPEMAEGDFTHRGRRLSARRVPLSGARCCWYVEDVTDRVSGADALLAERARSTFLAVVGDKLGNPLHPDRAAAAVVRLAVPTLAEVAVLVLAPRGGRARWWRASRTDDEAPTVDSGTLAGGDLPAAIADGLTGVEPHAVDWLVEQAVDAGWLPALAGTESAARVIPLPGRHAPVGVLLVARRATRWYDEADVDLIRAFAARAGAALTTALLYRDQAEVADTLQASLLPVEPAEAAGVQWGTAYRPAQAGLRIGGDFYGSHRLADGGSVFFLGDVSGKGVEAAVFTGQLRQCLQALHRLESHPGRLLRLLNDALLETTQAHGQGRFATIVLGVARPRRDGGLTLTMAGGGHLPPLVLRTSGEVEAVPLRGMLIGVVPDPRVGEVTVRLAPGETCLLYSDGVTEARGGRRGDEQFGTERLVAAVTGCQRMPAPALAERVEQVTCDWLGHGDHDDIAVLALRATVPGGRGSRHLHSVPELTGIAQRGETDA
- a CDS encoding STAS domain-containing protein — encoded protein: MSDQLLTIEATRLDAGHVRLRLTGDLDYDTAPELAAVAADLHGDEVLVDLGGVSICDSSGLSALLVVQRSARVMHLTGVGPQLQRMLDRTGLAELLAVADDDLRATG